A section of the Paenibacillus odorifer genome encodes:
- a CDS encoding threonine/serine exporter family protein: protein MILQLITSFIAAATFCILFNAPKRALLQCGFAGMVGWMVYVILDVECGPVVATFAATVVVGIVSQLFARSFKMPVIIFSVGGIIPLVPGGLAYDAMRRFVEENYNLAVEIAVRALMLSGAIAAGLVLSEVIGQMFRRRASKA from the coding sequence ATGATTTTGCAACTTATAACCAGTTTTATCGCCGCGGCAACCTTCTGTATTTTATTTAATGCGCCTAAGCGCGCTCTACTGCAGTGTGGTTTTGCTGGAATGGTAGGCTGGATGGTGTATGTGATCCTTGATGTAGAGTGTGGGCCTGTTGTTGCTACGTTTGCAGCTACTGTAGTTGTGGGCATCGTCAGCCAGTTGTTTGCACGATCCTTCAAAATGCCGGTTATTATTTTTAGTGTAGGCGGCATTATCCCACTTGTTCCGGGTGGCCTTGCTTACGATGCTATGCGCAGATTTGTGGAAGAAAACTATAATCTGGCTGTAGAAATCGCTGTTCGGGCATTAATGCTCTCTGGCGCAATTGCAGCTGGACTTGTACTGAGTGAAGTTATCGGACAAATGTTCCGCCGGCGTGCAAGCAAAGCATAA
- a CDS encoding DNA polymerase IV has translation MNKERVILLSDCQSFYASVEKASNPQYSNKPLIVAGDPARRSGIVLAACPLAKSFGITTAETLKEALAKCPEVIVVRPHMQQYIDVSSQITDILRKFSDLVEPYSIDEQFIDITGSLGLFGSPRQIATTIQDLIRRNTGVRARIGIGYSKVTAKMACDLWAKKNPEGLFTLTQEELPDVLWPLPISELFMVGRRMSAHFQSMGLTTIGHLAEMPISELKWRMREKFHKKCDIDAELYWRIANGIDDSPVSPATYEVAPKSVGHQMTLPRDYYTLQEIKTIILELSELVCRRSRKLKVHGAVVSVGCQGASFDDPSGFSRQTTMSDPTNATQLVYEAALALFKQHWEGQPVRRIHLSLSNLSDESQYQLTLFESRPRYRELERATDALKNKYGESIIGRAASFTDAGQLKDRSGKIGGHYK, from the coding sequence ATGAATAAAGAGCGTGTTATTTTGTTATCCGATTGTCAGAGCTTTTACGCCTCCGTGGAGAAGGCCTCTAATCCGCAATACAGCAACAAACCGCTTATTGTCGCCGGAGATCCGGCTAGACGAAGCGGGATTGTGCTTGCCGCTTGTCCGTTAGCCAAATCTTTTGGCATTACTACCGCCGAGACCTTGAAGGAAGCACTCGCGAAATGCCCCGAAGTAATCGTCGTCAGACCGCATATGCAGCAATATATCGATGTTTCCTCCCAAATCACGGACATTCTACGCAAATTCAGTGACCTCGTAGAACCTTATTCCATCGATGAGCAGTTTATTGATATCACCGGCAGCCTCGGCTTATTCGGCAGCCCAAGACAGATCGCTACGACCATTCAGGACCTGATCCGCAGAAATACAGGTGTGCGCGCACGTATCGGTATAGGTTATTCCAAGGTTACCGCCAAAATGGCTTGCGACCTGTGGGCCAAGAAGAACCCGGAGGGTCTATTTACCCTCACTCAGGAAGAGCTTCCAGATGTACTTTGGCCGCTGCCCATTAGTGAGTTGTTTATGGTAGGCCGCCGCATGTCTGCGCACTTCCAAAGCATGGGCCTCACAACGATTGGCCATTTGGCAGAGATGCCGATAAGCGAGCTGAAATGGCGCATGCGGGAGAAATTCCATAAAAAATGCGATATCGATGCCGAGCTATATTGGCGAATTGCCAATGGCATCGACGATAGCCCTGTAAGTCCGGCTACCTATGAAGTTGCACCCAAGAGCGTCGGGCACCAAATGACGCTGCCACGGGACTACTATACACTGCAAGAGATCAAGACTATCATTCTGGAACTCTCAGAGCTGGTGTGCAGGCGCAGCCGCAAACTAAAGGTGCATGGTGCAGTCGTGTCTGTTGGCTGCCAAGGCGCCAGCTTTGATGACCCCAGCGGCTTCTCGAGACAGACTACGATGAGCGATCCTACGAATGCAACCCAGCTGGTATACGAGGCCGCCCTCGCTCTTTTCAAACAGCATTGGGAAGGTCAGCCTGTGCGCCGAATTCATCTAAGCCTGTCCAATCTGTCTGACGAAAGCCAATATCAGCTAACCTTATTTGAGTCGCGCCCCCGCTACCGCGAGCTCGAACGGGCCACTGATGCGCTGAAGAATAAATACGGAGAATCGATCATTGGACGCGCCGCATCGTTCACAGATGCCGGACAACTTAAGGACAGATCCGGAAAAATTGGCGGGCACTATAAATAA
- a CDS encoding YitT family protein, which translates to MQSLLRYAIILIGSLLIAAATNFFLVPYKILDGGIIGIALIINYLSDAKIGIAVLLCSFPIFLLAWLKERDIFFNSVLGLLTSSFLIELLGPLQYHFLYYFEFGSISSAIIGGFLMGTGLGLMLRFKASTGGTDLLAQYIKRYLPLNLGLIIFLTDFIIIGAGGLLISKETFFHSILTIIAGGVATGLCTLETEEKWKKI; encoded by the coding sequence ATGCAGTCATTATTAAGATACGCGATCATCCTGATCGGAAGCTTGCTCATTGCAGCAGCAACTAATTTTTTTCTTGTCCCATATAAAATCCTAGATGGGGGAATAATAGGAATAGCCCTCATCATCAATTATTTATCCGATGCCAAAATCGGTATAGCTGTCCTTCTCTGCAGCTTTCCGATTTTCCTGTTAGCCTGGCTGAAGGAACGCGATATCTTTTTCAATAGTGTATTAGGTTTATTGACCTCATCGTTTCTGATTGAGCTTCTCGGTCCTTTGCAGTACCACTTTCTGTATTATTTTGAGTTCGGCTCCATTTCCAGCGCCATTATTGGCGGTTTTTTAATGGGAACGGGTCTTGGGCTTATGCTGCGGTTCAAAGCCAGTACAGGCGGAACGGATCTGCTTGCTCAATATATCAAAAGGTATCTCCCGCTTAATCTTGGACTCATCATTTTTTTGACAGATTTCATAATTATCGGCGCGGGGGGACTCCTGATTTCCAAAGAAACCTTCTTCCACTCCATCCTCACGATTATCGCTGGGGGTGTGGCCACAGGTCTCTGCACCTTGGAGACTGAAGAGAAATGGAAAAAAATATGA
- a CDS encoding pyridoxamine 5'-phosphate oxidase family protein: MKPNFFEKVIESEEELRSLFGYPSELVNNKTITFIDHHCRDYISKSPMLFMATSGSSGACDVSPRGDAEGFVHVLDDKHLVIPERPGNRRFDSLRNILENPKVGLIFIIPGLEETLRINGHASIVKDEEILKPMEAHGKVPVIGIGVEVEECYMHCAKAFKRSHLWDDDYWLAKEVLPNPSKILAQHARKLGVTPEDISKSLKESYEKRLY, from the coding sequence ATGAAGCCAAACTTTTTCGAAAAAGTTATAGAGTCAGAAGAAGAGTTACGGTCTTTATTTGGGTACCCAAGCGAATTGGTTAACAACAAAACCATAACTTTTATAGATCATCATTGCCGTGATTATATCTCAAAATCCCCAATGCTTTTTATGGCTACAAGCGGTTCGTCCGGTGCTTGTGATGTCTCTCCGCGCGGGGACGCAGAGGGTTTTGTTCACGTGTTGGATGATAAACATTTAGTGATCCCTGAACGCCCTGGGAACAGACGGTTTGATTCTTTGCGGAATATACTTGAGAACCCAAAAGTCGGTTTGATATTCATCATTCCCGGACTTGAAGAAACATTAAGAATAAATGGGCACGCGAGTATAGTTAAGGATGAAGAAATATTGAAACCTATGGAAGCGCATGGTAAAGTCCCGGTCATTGGAATAGGCGTGGAAGTTGAAGAATGTTATATGCATTGTGCAAAAGCCTTTAAGCGGTCACATTTGTGGGATGACGATTATTGGCTTGCGAAAGAAGTATTGCCTAATCCATCAAAAATACTGGCGCAGCATGCCCGCAAACTTGGAGTTACTCCAGAGGATATCTCGAAATCACTAAAAGAAAGCTATGAAAAACGGCTATATTAA
- a CDS encoding helix-turn-helix transcriptional regulator: MSPSYVHFAAPPFPYFLECNHTVYQPGEQHPNRSHIGLFDLIIVEQGCLFIGEEHNQWEVAAGHTLLLLPDRYHYSVKSCEELTSFIWIHFHTLADWSSSEGEPVYINRETHFRQFLTHPYTIRIPQFGPLPDPFKRSGQAEKLLQLSTGRRSSAVWEQQRIFEEMLRMMDLAQHDTSESHAVEIAEKTETYIRNHYAEPLSNASLADALHFHYNYLARCMKRVYGLTPMEYLTDYRLEQAKLLLLKTEMPIAAIAERIGFESTAYFSRRFTHQIGISPLRFRKRYSR; this comes from the coding sequence GTGAGTCCTTCCTATGTACATTTCGCAGCGCCGCCTTTTCCATATTTTCTGGAATGCAATCACACTGTTTATCAACCCGGAGAGCAGCATCCAAATAGAAGCCATATCGGCTTATTTGATCTGATTATTGTAGAGCAAGGTTGCCTATTTATCGGTGAAGAGCATAATCAATGGGAGGTTGCGGCTGGGCATACGCTGCTTCTGCTGCCTGACCGCTATCATTATTCCGTTAAGTCTTGCGAGGAGCTGACTTCGTTTATTTGGATTCATTTTCATACCCTCGCAGATTGGTCAAGCTCTGAAGGCGAGCCTGTGTATATCAACCGAGAGACACATTTCCGGCAGTTTCTTACTCATCCATATACCATTCGCATCCCGCAGTTTGGTCCCCTTCCTGATCCCTTTAAACGGAGTGGACAAGCTGAGAAGCTTTTACAGCTGTCCACTGGAAGACGTTCCAGTGCAGTTTGGGAGCAGCAAAGGATTTTTGAAGAAATGCTGCGGATGATGGATCTAGCGCAGCATGATACTTCAGAAAGTCATGCGGTAGAGATTGCCGAGAAGACGGAGACTTATATCCGCAATCATTATGCGGAGCCTCTCTCCAATGCCTCTCTGGCGGATGCGCTGCATTTTCATTATAACTACCTTGCCCGCTGCATGAAACGCGTATATGGACTGACTCCGATGGAGTATTTAACGGATTACCGTTTGGAACAGGCCAAGCTGCTTCTGCTTAAGACAGAGATGCCTATAGCTGCGATCGCAGAACGTATCGGTTTCGAGAGCACCGCCTACTTCTCTCGTCGCTTTACTCACCAGATCGGAATCTCTCCGCTTCGCTTCCGCAAGCGGTATTCCCGATAA
- a CDS encoding GH36-type glycosyl hydrolase domain-containing protein has protein sequence MKFGTFDDTRKEYVINTPKTPYPWINYLGNEQFFGLISNTAGGYTFYRDARLRRLTRYRYNNIPMDAGGRYYYLYDDGDFWTPGWMPVKRDLDFYECRHGLGYTSITGERNGISVNQLAFVPMGHNAEVHRLVVKNTGSAKKSVKLFSFAEFCLWNAQDDMTNFQRNLSTGEVEVKGSVIYHKTEYRERRNHYAFYSVNKEIAGFDTDREAFVGMYNGLESPQAVAAGEPTNSVASGWSPIGSHALNITLEPGEEQSFIFVLGYIENPEEDKWESLNVINKKPAEAMIEQFATDAQVDAALAALAAHWDNLLSKYQIQSGDDKLNRMVNIWNPYQCMVTFNMSRSASYFESGIGRGMGFRDSNQDLLGFVHQIPERAKERILDIAATQFEDGSAYHQYQPLTKKGNNEVGTGFNDDPLWLILGTAAYIKETGDTSILDEQVPFDSNPDNTATLFEHLKRSFEHVTNNLGPHGLPLIGRADWNDCLNLNCFSTEPGESFQTTANIEGRVAESVFIAGLFVFVGPDYAEICRMRGLNDVATDAEAKIDNMREITLTHGFDGDWFLRAYDHYGDKIGSKENEEGKIFIEPQGICVMAGIGVEDGQAEKALTSVQEHLDTKYGIVLQQPPYSKYYLNLGEISTYPPGYKENAGIFCHNNPWIMIAETVLGHGDRAFEIYAKIAPAYLEDISEIHRTEPYVYSQMIAGKDAVRHGEAKNSWLTGTAAWNYVAITQSILGIQADFNGLKIDPCIPTEWDSFEITRVFRGDTYVIQIKNPNHVSKGVASLTLDGAAVEGNIITPVGDGAVHQVVVELG, from the coding sequence ATGAAATTCGGTACCTTTGACGACACTCGTAAAGAGTATGTAATTAACACACCAAAAACACCTTACCCTTGGATTAACTACCTTGGTAATGAACAATTTTTCGGACTTATTTCTAATACTGCTGGTGGCTATACCTTCTATAGAGACGCTCGTCTCAGAAGATTGACCCGTTACCGTTACAACAATATCCCAATGGATGCTGGCGGCCGTTACTACTATCTTTATGATGATGGTGATTTCTGGACTCCAGGCTGGATGCCAGTAAAACGTGATCTGGACTTCTACGAATGCCGTCACGGTCTTGGCTACACTTCCATTACTGGTGAACGCAACGGCATCTCTGTAAACCAGCTTGCTTTTGTACCTATGGGTCATAATGCTGAGGTACATCGTCTTGTAGTGAAAAACACGGGTTCCGCGAAGAAATCCGTTAAGCTATTCTCTTTTGCAGAATTCTGTCTTTGGAATGCACAAGATGATATGACTAACTTCCAACGCAATCTCAGCACTGGTGAGGTTGAAGTGAAGGGTTCTGTTATCTATCACAAAACAGAATACCGTGAGCGCAGAAACCACTACGCTTTCTACTCTGTTAACAAAGAAATCGCCGGCTTTGATACTGACCGCGAAGCTTTCGTAGGGATGTACAATGGTCTGGAAAGCCCGCAAGCTGTTGCTGCAGGTGAACCAACTAACTCCGTAGCGAGCGGCTGGTCCCCTATCGGATCGCACGCCCTGAACATTACTCTGGAGCCAGGCGAAGAGCAAAGCTTCATCTTTGTCCTTGGTTACATTGAAAACCCAGAAGAAGACAAATGGGAATCTCTGAACGTAATCAACAAAAAACCAGCAGAGGCTATGATCGAGCAATTTGCTACAGACGCTCAAGTGGACGCCGCTTTGGCTGCACTGGCTGCACACTGGGATAACCTGTTGTCCAAATATCAAATCCAAAGTGGCGACGACAAGTTGAACCGTATGGTTAACATCTGGAATCCATATCAATGTATGGTTACCTTCAACATGTCCCGCTCCGCTTCTTACTTTGAATCCGGTATTGGCCGTGGTATGGGCTTCCGGGATTCTAACCAAGACTTGCTCGGATTTGTGCACCAAATCCCTGAACGTGCTAAAGAACGTATTCTCGATATTGCCGCTACACAATTTGAAGACGGCAGTGCCTATCACCAATACCAACCACTCACTAAAAAAGGTAACAATGAAGTCGGTACCGGCTTTAATGATGACCCGCTTTGGTTGATCCTTGGCACAGCTGCTTACATCAAAGAAACTGGCGATACTTCGATTCTCGATGAGCAGGTTCCTTTTGACAGCAATCCGGATAACACGGCTACTCTGTTTGAGCACTTGAAACGCTCCTTCGAGCATGTAACTAACAATCTCGGACCTCACGGCTTGCCGCTGATCGGTCGTGCAGACTGGAATGACTGCTTGAACCTGAACTGCTTCTCTACAGAGCCGGGCGAATCTTTCCAAACTACTGCCAACATCGAAGGCCGCGTAGCGGAATCCGTATTTATCGCGGGTCTGTTCGTCTTCGTTGGACCGGACTATGCAGAAATCTGCCGGATGCGCGGACTTAATGATGTAGCTACGGATGCAGAAGCTAAGATTGACAACATGCGTGAAATCACACTGACTCACGGTTTCGATGGTGACTGGTTCCTGCGCGCTTATGACCACTATGGCGACAAGATCGGTTCCAAAGAAAACGAAGAAGGTAAAATTTTCATCGAACCACAAGGTATCTGTGTTATGGCCGGTATCGGTGTGGAAGATGGTCAAGCTGAAAAAGCTCTGACTTCCGTGCAAGAGCATTTGGATACTAAATACGGTATCGTATTGCAACAGCCACCATATTCCAAGTACTATCTGAACCTGGGTGAAATTTCTACGTACCCTCCGGGCTACAAAGAAAATGCTGGTATTTTCTGCCACAATAACCCTTGGATCATGATCGCTGAAACTGTACTTGGACATGGCGACAGAGCGTTTGAAATTTACGCTAAAATTGCTCCTGCTTACTTGGAGGATATCAGCGAAATTCACCGTACTGAACCTTATGTATACTCGCAAATGATCGCAGGTAAAGATGCCGTTCGCCACGGGGAAGCTAAAAACTCCTGGTTGACTGGTACTGCTGCTTGGAACTATGTAGCGATTACACAATCTATCCTTGGTATTCAAGCGGACTTCAATGGTCTGAAGATCGATCCTTGTATTCCTACAGAGTGGGACAGCTTTGAAATCACCCGTGTATTCCGTGGAGATACTTATGTGATTCAAATCAAGAACCCGAACCATGTATCCAAAGGTGTAGCTAGTCTTACCTTGGATGGCGCAGCTGTAGAAGGTAACATCATCACTCCTGTTGGAGACGGTGCTGTACACCAAGTAGTTGTAGAACTGGGTTAA
- a CDS encoding HIT family protein, translating into MQKGEHTRNGEIRRNIEIFLNPITVEAGNIYNHAPEGYTCPFCLLVSGIENEHVRSKQADIIYKDHYITAFIASHWYPNNEGHVLIIPNQHIENIYTLDVEISNRIHELEIEIAKGLKEVYKCDGVSSRQHNEPDGSQDVWHYHLHVFPRYHADNLYGTYGKLSDETARKNFAQLLRRYLSNNKNIGAY; encoded by the coding sequence TTGCAAAAAGGAGAACACACGCGAAATGGCGAAATTAGAAGAAACATAGAAATATTCTTAAATCCTATAACAGTGGAGGCGGGCAATATTTATAATCATGCTCCAGAGGGTTATACTTGTCCCTTTTGTTTGTTGGTTTCGGGCATTGAAAATGAACATGTGCGTTCTAAGCAAGCGGATATTATTTATAAAGATCATTACATAACGGCTTTTATTGCTTCTCATTGGTATCCGAATAATGAAGGGCATGTTCTAATCATCCCTAATCAGCATATCGAGAATATTTACACATTGGATGTTGAGATCTCAAACCGGATACATGAGCTGGAAATTGAAATTGCTAAAGGTCTTAAAGAAGTTTATAAATGTGATGGCGTTTCTTCTAGACAACATAATGAGCCGGATGGCAGCCAAGATGTATGGCATTATCATTTACATGTGTTTCCAAGATATCATGCGGATAATCTGTATGGCACTTATGGGAAGTTATCGGATGAGACAGCAAGAAAAAATTTCGCCCAATTATTAAGACGATATTTGAGCAACAATAAGAATATTGGGGCTTATTAA
- a CDS encoding glycoside hydrolase family 127 protein, giving the protein MMNKTIQDQQVVKDQSVSIKDDFWGSYIKLVQDVVIPYQYEALHDKAAGAEPSHAIANFEIAAGRKSGEFYGWVFQDSDVAKWLEAVGYSLSIKRDPELERQADEVIDLVGEAQQEDGYLNTYFTIKEPGKRWTNLNDCHELYCAGHFIEAAVSYYEATGKRKLLDIMCRMVDHIDSVFGPEEGKMRGYDGHQEIELALVKLYRLTGEERYLKLSSFFINERGQQPNFLKQQWDSLGSINFFTGQKENLDLKYYQSHLPVREQEVAVGHAVRAVYMYTAMADLAALTGDDTLREACEKLWNNITTKQMYITGGIGSTHRGEAFTFDYDLPNDSVYAETCASIGLIFFAQRMLRISPDARYADVMERALYNNVLGSMAQDGKHYFYVNPLEVWPKACSCNPDKHHVKSERQGWFGCACCPPNVARLLTSLNQYIYTIHGDTLYTNLYIGSELTTKLGGTDVAIQQESNYPWEGTVSMKINPAVEAEFGIALRIPSWSQGMEIRVNGEVMNTAENIEQGYLVIRRLWRAGDVIEVHDPMEAHRIYAHPNLRADAQKVTIQRGPLVYCLESIDNGEPLSSISLKEGSELTAAFDETLLGGAVVVEAEGLRVDKEGWNGELYSRVKAPVQTVKVKAVPYYLWGNRGSGEMKVWIPEASV; this is encoded by the coding sequence ATGATGAATAAAACGATCCAGGATCAGCAAGTTGTAAAAGATCAATCCGTTAGCATTAAAGATGATTTCTGGGGAAGTTATATAAAGCTGGTACAGGATGTTGTAATCCCGTATCAATATGAGGCATTGCACGACAAAGCAGCGGGAGCTGAGCCCAGTCATGCCATTGCTAACTTTGAGATTGCTGCGGGCCGGAAGAGCGGCGAATTTTACGGCTGGGTTTTTCAAGACAGTGATGTAGCCAAGTGGCTGGAGGCCGTAGGTTATTCCTTAAGCATCAAACGTGATCCCGAGCTGGAGCGTCAAGCGGATGAAGTGATTGACCTCGTTGGAGAAGCGCAGCAGGAAGACGGGTACTTAAATACTTATTTTACGATAAAAGAACCCGGCAAACGCTGGACTAATCTGAATGATTGCCACGAGCTGTACTGTGCTGGGCATTTCATTGAAGCCGCCGTTTCTTACTATGAAGCTACAGGCAAAAGAAAACTGCTCGACATCATGTGCCGAATGGTTGATCATATCGATTCTGTGTTTGGTCCGGAAGAAGGGAAAATGCGGGGATATGATGGTCATCAGGAGATTGAGCTTGCGCTCGTTAAGCTGTATCGGCTCACAGGTGAGGAGCGGTATTTGAAGCTCAGCAGCTTTTTTATTAATGAGCGAGGTCAACAGCCGAATTTCTTAAAGCAACAATGGGATAGTCTGGGGAGTATCAATTTTTTCACAGGTCAGAAGGAGAATTTAGATTTAAAATATTACCAAAGTCATCTTCCGGTAAGAGAACAGGAAGTGGCTGTAGGACACGCTGTGCGTGCGGTTTATATGTATACTGCTATGGCTGATCTAGCTGCACTTACGGGAGATGATACCCTTCGCGAAGCATGCGAGAAGCTGTGGAATAACATCACTACTAAGCAAATGTACATTACTGGTGGGATCGGATCTACGCATCGGGGTGAAGCATTCACCTTCGATTATGATCTGCCTAATGATTCGGTGTACGCAGAGACTTGTGCTTCTATTGGGTTGATCTTTTTTGCACAACGGATGCTGAGAATATCGCCGGATGCACGTTATGCCGATGTCATGGAGCGGGCGCTTTATAACAATGTGTTGGGTTCGATGGCACAGGATGGTAAGCACTATTTTTATGTAAATCCACTGGAAGTATGGCCTAAGGCATGCAGCTGCAACCCAGATAAACATCATGTGAAGTCCGAGCGTCAAGGCTGGTTTGGCTGCGCTTGCTGTCCTCCGAATGTGGCGCGTCTGCTGACTTCGCTTAATCAATATATCTATACGATCCATGGTGATACGCTCTATACGAATTTGTATATTGGCAGTGAGCTGACAACAAAGCTGGGTGGAACAGATGTTGCGATACAGCAAGAGAGTAACTATCCATGGGAAGGTACAGTCTCGATGAAGATTAATCCCGCAGTGGAAGCAGAGTTTGGAATTGCCTTGCGGATTCCATCTTGGAGCCAAGGAATGGAGATCAGAGTCAACGGTGAAGTAATGAATACTGCTGAGAACATCGAGCAGGGATACCTCGTTATCCGGAGACTGTGGAGAGCAGGAGATGTAATCGAAGTGCATGACCCTATGGAGGCACATCGTATCTACGCACATCCGAATTTGCGTGCAGATGCTCAAAAAGTAACGATTCAGCGTGGACCTCTTGTGTATTGCCTTGAAAGTATAGATAATGGTGAGCCTTTAAGCTCAATTTCTTTAAAAGAAGGCAGTGAACTTACTGCGGCTTTTGATGAGACATTGCTCGGCGGCGCTGTTGTTGTCGAGGCAGAGGGGCTGCGTGTAGATAAAGAGGGCTGGAATGGTGAGCTTTACAGCAGAGTAAAAGCACCAGTTCAAACCGTTAAGGTTAAGGCGGTTCCGTATTACTTATGGGGAAATCGTGGCAGTGGTGAAATGAAGGTATGGATTCCGGAAGCCAGCGTTTAA
- a CDS encoding threonine/serine exporter family protein, translating into MESTSNTNTTYYEIVDLCLLAGKIMLQNGAETYRVEDTMTRMAASLGFPGAHSYVTPTVIMFTTNRTEPVKLYRIAERTTDLQKVSEVNDISRRLNERQITAEEARTRLGEVDDAAHAYPVWLQIIAAALTGACFTVMFKGSLWDALPALPISGLGYAAVIYLHRLVQTRFFAEFSASFLIGLLAFYSVKLGIGQEMDKIIIGSVMPLVPGLLITNAVRDLMAGHLVSGISKGADAFLTAFAIGTGIGLVLSLF; encoded by the coding sequence TTGGAAAGCACGAGCAACACTAACACTACCTATTATGAAATCGTTGATCTCTGTCTTCTTGCTGGCAAGATCATGCTGCAAAACGGTGCAGAAACCTACAGAGTAGAAGATACAATGACACGTATGGCTGCTTCTCTCGGTTTTCCAGGGGCACACAGTTATGTGACGCCAACCGTTATTATGTTCACCACAAATAGAACGGAACCCGTTAAGTTATATCGGATTGCCGAGCGAACCACAGATCTGCAGAAAGTCTCGGAGGTTAATGATATCTCGCGGCGTCTGAACGAGCGTCAGATTACAGCCGAGGAAGCTCGGACACGATTAGGAGAGGTCGATGATGCCGCACATGCGTATCCGGTATGGCTGCAAATCATAGCTGCGGCACTTACCGGCGCTTGCTTCACCGTTATGTTTAAAGGCAGCTTGTGGGATGCTCTCCCCGCATTGCCGATTTCCGGGTTAGGTTATGCTGCGGTTATCTACCTGCATCGTCTTGTGCAGACTAGATTTTTTGCAGAGTTCTCTGCTTCCTTCCTGATCGGACTTCTAGCCTTCTATTCTGTAAAGCTGGGTATAGGTCAAGAAATGGACAAAATCATCATCGGCTCCGTGATGCCTCTAGTACCCGGTCTACTCATTACAAATGCCGTTCGTGATCTGATGGCCGGTCATCTGGTCTCAGGCATATCCAAAGGAGCCGATGCCTTTCTAACTGCTTTTGCGATCGGTACAGGCATTGGGCTTGTACTATCACTATTTTAA
- a CDS encoding DegV family protein, which yields MKSIAWVTDSTCTIDPEFAKNNHVYIVPLRLIINNECYKENIDITIDEFYEKMRQHDQVGSSQPPIGEFIELYERLKEEYDEIIAVHLSTGLSGTYNASMQGAEIAEANVIGIDSKVGAYPIREMITRGIHWHKMGFTGLEIKEKIENIIQNMSFYLIPASLSQLHRSGRVSGTQVVLSQLLRINLLLRFDEGKVIVVEKIRTMKKTKQALLDIFKQDAGLVSDVCIMHSNNLEMALKLEEDIKEMAPDLRTEIMTYIPAVAVHAGEGTVGLSWIKNNRINSIDSEVEPVAVLV from the coding sequence ATGAAATCAATTGCCTGGGTAACCGACAGTACATGTACAATCGATCCTGAGTTCGCCAAGAACAACCATGTGTATATTGTTCCTTTACGTCTGATTATTAACAACGAGTGTTATAAAGAAAATATAGATATTACGATCGATGAGTTCTATGAGAAAATGCGTCAGCATGATCAAGTAGGCAGCTCACAGCCGCCAATCGGTGAGTTTATCGAGTTATACGAACGGTTGAAGGAAGAATATGATGAGATTATTGCTGTGCATCTTTCGACAGGGCTTAGCGGAACATACAATGCTTCCATGCAAGGTGCTGAAATAGCGGAAGCTAATGTCATTGGAATTGATTCTAAGGTTGGCGCTTATCCGATACGGGAAATGATCACGCGAGGTATTCATTGGCACAAGATGGGCTTTACTGGCCTAGAGATTAAAGAAAAGATAGAGAATATCATTCAAAATATGTCCTTCTACTTAATTCCTGCAAGCTTGTCCCAGCTTCACCGTAGTGGGCGTGTTTCTGGTACACAAGTAGTGCTTAGTCAATTATTGCGGATAAATTTGCTGCTGCGTTTTGACGAGGGGAAGGTCATTGTTGTGGAAAAAATCCGTACGATGAAGAAGACGAAGCAGGCGCTGTTAGATATCTTTAAACAGGATGCTGGACTTGTTAGCGATGTGTGCATCATGCATTCCAATAATTTAGAAATGGCGCTGAAGCTAGAAGAAGACATCAAAGAGATGGCACCTGATTTACGTACGGAGATTATGACTTACATTCCTGCCGTGGCTGTTCATGCGGGTGAGGGTACCGTAGGACTTTCTTGGATTAAAAATAACCGGATCAATAGTATTGATTCGGAGGTCGAACCTGTAGCAGTACTTGTGTAG